In one window of Haliaeetus albicilla chromosome W, bHalAlb1.1, whole genome shotgun sequence DNA:
- the DPF1 gene encoding zinc finger protein neuro-d4 isoform X2 has translation MATPLHGPRRALGEEFYREALEHCRSYNARLCAERSMRLPFLDSQTGVAQNNCYIWMEKTHRGPGLAPGQIYTYPARCWRKKRRLNILEDPRLRPYCEAPLKKEGGLPEGPVLEALLCAEPGDKKVELKEEETVLECPKPLPGEFPHEPEGDELEDDTPRRKNKAKGKAYGIGAMRKRQDATALEDRDKPYVCDICGKRYKNRPGLSYHYTHTHLAEEEGEDHGERLPLPRRNHHKQFYKELNWVPENQRRNTARAAPEGPVAPNGYCDFCLGGAKKTGCPEELISCADCGRAGHPSCLQFTVNMTAAVRTYRWQCIECKSCSLCGTSENDDQLLFCDDCDRGYHMYCLSPPMAEPPEGSWSCHLCLRQLKEKASAYITLT, from the exons atGGCCACGCCCCTGCACGGCCCGCGGAGAGC CCTTGGCGAGGAGTTCTACCGCGAGGCGCTGGAGCATTGCCGCAGCTACAACGCGCGGCTCTGCGCCGAGCGCAGCATGCGCCTGCCCTTCCTCGACTCCCAGACCGGCGTTGCCCAGAACAACTGTTACATCTGGATGGAGAAAACCCACCGCGGCCCCG GCCTGGCCCCAGGCCAAATCTACACCTACCCGGCACGCTGCTGGCGTAAGAAACGGCGGCTGAACATCCTGGAAGATCCGCGGCTGCGGCCCT actgCGAAGCCCCcctgaagaaggagggggggcTCCCCGAGGGGCCGGTGCTGGAGGCTCTGCTCTGCGCCGAGCctggggacaagaaggtggaaCTGAAGGAAGAGGAGACGGTGCTGGAGTGCCCG AAGCCGCTGCCAGGTGAATTCCCCCACGAACCGGAGGGGGATGAGCTGGAGGATGACACCCCCCGCCGGAAAAACAAAGCCAAGGGCAAG gcctACGGCATCGGAGCCATGCGGAAGAGGCAGGATGCCACCGCGCTGGAGGACCGGGACAAGCCCTACGTGTGTGACA TCTGCGGGAAGCGCTACAAGAACCGCCCGGGGTTGAGCTACCATTACACCCACACGCATTTGGccgaggaggagggggaggaccACGGCGAGCGCCTGCCCCTCCCTCGCAGGAACCACCACAAGC AGTTTTACAAAGAGTTGAACTGGGTCCCTGAAAACCAGCGCAGGAACACAg cTCGCGCAGCCCCTGAGGGGCCGGTGGCCCCAAACGGTTACTGTGATTTCTGTCTAGGCGGCGCGAAGAAAACCGGCTGCCCCGAGGAGCTCATCTCCTGCGCCGACTGCGGACGTGCCG gccacccctcctgcctgcagttCACCGTCAACATGACAGCAGCCGTGCGCACCTATCGCTGGCAATGCATCGAGTGCAAGTCCTGCAGCCTCTGCGGCACCTCTGAGAACGAT gACCAGTTGCTCTTCTGCGATGACTGCGACCGGGGGTACCACATGTATTGCCTGAGCCCCCCCATGGCAGAACCCCCTGAAG gcagctggagttGTCACCTCTGTCTCCggcagctgaaggagaaggcgtCAGCCTACATCACCCTCActtag
- the DPF1 gene encoding zinc finger protein neuro-d4 isoform X4 produces the protein MATALHKPLKCLGEEFYREALEHCRSYNARLCAERSMRLPFLDSQTGVAQNNCYIWMEKTHRGPGLAPGQIYTYPARCWRKKRRLNILEDPRLRPYCEAPLKKEGGLPEGPVLEALLCAEPGDKKVELKEEETVLECPKPLPGEFPHEPEGDELEDDTPRRKNKAKGKAYGIGAMRKRQDATALEDRDKPYVCDICGKRYKNRPGLSYHYTHTHLAEEEGEDHGERLPLPRRNHHKRGAKKTGCPEELISCADCGRAGHPSCLQFTVNMTAAVRTYRWQCIECKSCSLCGTSENDDQLLFCDDCDRGYHMYCLSPPMAEPPEGSWSCHLCLRQLKEKASAYITLT, from the exons ATGGCCACGGCGCTGCACAAGCCCCTCAAATG CCTTGGCGAGGAGTTCTACCGCGAGGCGCTGGAGCATTGCCGCAGCTACAACGCGCGGCTCTGCGCCGAGCGCAGCATGCGCCTGCCCTTCCTCGACTCCCAGACCGGCGTTGCCCAGAACAACTGTTACATCTGGATGGAGAAAACCCACCGCGGCCCCG GCCTGGCCCCAGGCCAAATCTACACCTACCCGGCACGCTGCTGGCGTAAGAAACGGCGGCTGAACATCCTGGAAGATCCGCGGCTGCGGCCCT actgCGAAGCCCCcctgaagaaggagggggggcTCCCCGAGGGGCCGGTGCTGGAGGCTCTGCTCTGCGCCGAGCctggggacaagaaggtggaaCTGAAGGAAGAGGAGACGGTGCTGGAGTGCCCG AAGCCGCTGCCAGGTGAATTCCCCCACGAACCGGAGGGGGATGAGCTGGAGGATGACACCCCCCGCCGGAAAAACAAAGCCAAGGGCAAG gcctACGGCATCGGAGCCATGCGGAAGAGGCAGGATGCCACCGCGCTGGAGGACCGGGACAAGCCCTACGTGTGTGACA TCTGCGGGAAGCGCTACAAGAACCGCCCGGGGTTGAGCTACCATTACACCCACACGCATTTGGccgaggaggagggggaggaccACGGCGAGCGCCTGCCCCTCCCTCGCAGGAACCACCACAAGC GCGGCGCGAAGAAAACCGGCTGCCCCGAGGAGCTCATCTCCTGCGCCGACTGCGGACGTGCCG gccacccctcctgcctgcagttCACCGTCAACATGACAGCAGCCGTGCGCACCTATCGCTGGCAATGCATCGAGTGCAAGTCCTGCAGCCTCTGCGGCACCTCTGAGAACGAT gACCAGTTGCTCTTCTGCGATGACTGCGACCGGGGGTACCACATGTATTGCCTGAGCCCCCCCATGGCAGAACCCCCTGAAG gcagctggagttGTCACCTCTGTCTCCggcagctgaaggagaaggcgtCAGCCTACATCACCCTCActtag
- the DPF1 gene encoding zinc finger protein neuro-d4 isoform X1 yields the protein MATALHKPLKCLGEEFYREALEHCRSYNARLCAERSMRLPFLDSQTGVAQNNCYIWMEKTHRGPGLAPGQIYTYPARCWRKKRRLNILEDPRLRPYCEAPLKKEGGLPEGPVLEALLCAEPGDKKVELKEEETVLECPKPLPGEFPHEPEGDELEDDTPRRKNKAKGKAYGIGAMRKRQDATALEDRDKPYVCDICGKRYKNRPGLSYHYTHTHLAEEEGEDHGERLPLPRRNHHKQFYKELNWVPENQRRNTARAAPEGPVAPNGYCDFCLGGAKKTGCPEELISCADCGRAGHPSCLQFTVNMTAAVRTYRWQCIECKSCSLCGTSENDDQLLFCDDCDRGYHMYCLSPPMAEPPEGSWSCHLCLRQLKEKASAYITLT from the exons ATGGCCACGGCGCTGCACAAGCCCCTCAAATG CCTTGGCGAGGAGTTCTACCGCGAGGCGCTGGAGCATTGCCGCAGCTACAACGCGCGGCTCTGCGCCGAGCGCAGCATGCGCCTGCCCTTCCTCGACTCCCAGACCGGCGTTGCCCAGAACAACTGTTACATCTGGATGGAGAAAACCCACCGCGGCCCCG GCCTGGCCCCAGGCCAAATCTACACCTACCCGGCACGCTGCTGGCGTAAGAAACGGCGGCTGAACATCCTGGAAGATCCGCGGCTGCGGCCCT actgCGAAGCCCCcctgaagaaggagggggggcTCCCCGAGGGGCCGGTGCTGGAGGCTCTGCTCTGCGCCGAGCctggggacaagaaggtggaaCTGAAGGAAGAGGAGACGGTGCTGGAGTGCCCG AAGCCGCTGCCAGGTGAATTCCCCCACGAACCGGAGGGGGATGAGCTGGAGGATGACACCCCCCGCCGGAAAAACAAAGCCAAGGGCAAG gcctACGGCATCGGAGCCATGCGGAAGAGGCAGGATGCCACCGCGCTGGAGGACCGGGACAAGCCCTACGTGTGTGACA TCTGCGGGAAGCGCTACAAGAACCGCCCGGGGTTGAGCTACCATTACACCCACACGCATTTGGccgaggaggagggggaggaccACGGCGAGCGCCTGCCCCTCCCTCGCAGGAACCACCACAAGC AGTTTTACAAAGAGTTGAACTGGGTCCCTGAAAACCAGCGCAGGAACACAg cTCGCGCAGCCCCTGAGGGGCCGGTGGCCCCAAACGGTTACTGTGATTTCTGTCTAGGCGGCGCGAAGAAAACCGGCTGCCCCGAGGAGCTCATCTCCTGCGCCGACTGCGGACGTGCCG gccacccctcctgcctgcagttCACCGTCAACATGACAGCAGCCGTGCGCACCTATCGCTGGCAATGCATCGAGTGCAAGTCCTGCAGCCTCTGCGGCACCTCTGAGAACGAT gACCAGTTGCTCTTCTGCGATGACTGCGACCGGGGGTACCACATGTATTGCCTGAGCCCCCCCATGGCAGAACCCCCTGAAG gcagctggagttGTCACCTCTGTCTCCggcagctgaaggagaaggcgtCAGCCTACATCACCCTCActtag
- the DPF1 gene encoding zinc finger protein neuro-d4 isoform X3 produces the protein MATALHKPLKCLGEEFYREALEHCRSYNARLCAERSMRLPFLDSQTGVAQNNCYIWMEKTHRGPGLAPGQIYTYPARCWRKKRRLNILEDPRLRPYCEAPLKKEGGLPEGPVLEALLCAEPGDKKVELKEEETVLECPKPLPGEFPHEPEGDELEDDTPRRKNKAKGKAYGIGAMRKRQDATALEDRDKPYVCDICGKRYKNRPGLSYHYTHTHLAEEEGEDHGERLPLPRRNHHKQFYKELNWVPENQRRNTGGAKKTGCPEELISCADCGRAGHPSCLQFTVNMTAAVRTYRWQCIECKSCSLCGTSENDDQLLFCDDCDRGYHMYCLSPPMAEPPEGSWSCHLCLRQLKEKASAYITLT, from the exons ATGGCCACGGCGCTGCACAAGCCCCTCAAATG CCTTGGCGAGGAGTTCTACCGCGAGGCGCTGGAGCATTGCCGCAGCTACAACGCGCGGCTCTGCGCCGAGCGCAGCATGCGCCTGCCCTTCCTCGACTCCCAGACCGGCGTTGCCCAGAACAACTGTTACATCTGGATGGAGAAAACCCACCGCGGCCCCG GCCTGGCCCCAGGCCAAATCTACACCTACCCGGCACGCTGCTGGCGTAAGAAACGGCGGCTGAACATCCTGGAAGATCCGCGGCTGCGGCCCT actgCGAAGCCCCcctgaagaaggagggggggcTCCCCGAGGGGCCGGTGCTGGAGGCTCTGCTCTGCGCCGAGCctggggacaagaaggtggaaCTGAAGGAAGAGGAGACGGTGCTGGAGTGCCCG AAGCCGCTGCCAGGTGAATTCCCCCACGAACCGGAGGGGGATGAGCTGGAGGATGACACCCCCCGCCGGAAAAACAAAGCCAAGGGCAAG gcctACGGCATCGGAGCCATGCGGAAGAGGCAGGATGCCACCGCGCTGGAGGACCGGGACAAGCCCTACGTGTGTGACA TCTGCGGGAAGCGCTACAAGAACCGCCCGGGGTTGAGCTACCATTACACCCACACGCATTTGGccgaggaggagggggaggaccACGGCGAGCGCCTGCCCCTCCCTCGCAGGAACCACCACAAGC AGTTTTACAAAGAGTTGAACTGGGTCCCTGAAAACCAGCGCAGGAACACAg GCGGCGCGAAGAAAACCGGCTGCCCCGAGGAGCTCATCTCCTGCGCCGACTGCGGACGTGCCG gccacccctcctgcctgcagttCACCGTCAACATGACAGCAGCCGTGCGCACCTATCGCTGGCAATGCATCGAGTGCAAGTCCTGCAGCCTCTGCGGCACCTCTGAGAACGAT gACCAGTTGCTCTTCTGCGATGACTGCGACCGGGGGTACCACATGTATTGCCTGAGCCCCCCCATGGCAGAACCCCCTGAAG gcagctggagttGTCACCTCTGTCTCCggcagctgaaggagaaggcgtCAGCCTACATCACCCTCActtag